In the Quercus lobata isolate SW786 chromosome 5, ValleyOak3.0 Primary Assembly, whole genome shotgun sequence genome, one interval contains:
- the LOC115991076 gene encoding cytochrome b561 and DOMON domain-containing protein At5g35735-like, with translation MNSHCLIILSMMFPLHSISAQATPCNEGCSLIQTRRRIIAWHVDSNMKHMVPQMHVTSIESSNSEATIDLRSWRGHKNWHHRRRLRNAYMVLIVIGWGTFLPIGVIIARYFKKIPMLSKEWYSFHIIFQSIGYILGTIGWVTGICLGNTSQQFANRTQRILSILVFTFLTVQMLAIFWQPKKEDEFRKWWQIYHRFLGCAVISLIIANIFVGINNQSQAEKLKLVYAVILGGLALIALALEIFRCFTYKILHRSMELNSNMYTCP, from the exons ATGAATTCTCATTGCCTTATAATTCTTAGTATGATGTTTCCCCTCCATTCTATCTCTGCCCAAGCCACTCCATGCAATGAGGGGTGCTCTCTCAtacaaacaagaagaagaattatTGCCTGGCACGTTGACTCCAATATGAAACACATGGTGCCTCAGATGCATGTCACTTCtattgaaagctcaaatagtgAAGCCACAATAGACCTGAGATCATGGAGGGGCCATAAAAACTGGCATCATCGTCGTCGTCTCAGAAAT GCCTATATGGTTTTAATCGTTATAGGATGGGGAACTTTCTTGCCCATTGGGGTGATTATTGCAAGGTACTTTAAAAAGATTCCCATGTTAAGCAAGGAGTGGTATTCATTTCACATAATATTTCAGAGCATTGGATATATTTTGGGCACAATCGGATGGGTAACTGGGATATGTCTTGGAAATACTTCCCAACAATTTGCCAATAGAACACAACGCATTCTAAGTATCCTTGTATTTACCTTCCTAACTGTACAA ATGCTTGCCATTTTTTGGCAAccaaagaaagaagatgaatTTCGCAAATGGTGGCAGATATACCATCGTTTTCTTGGGTGTGCAGTAATTTCACTAATTATAGCAAACATATTTGTGGGGATCAATAACCAAAGTCAAGCTGAGAAATTGAAACTGGTTTACGCCGTAATACTCGGAGGTTTAGCTTTAATAGCTCTAGCATTGGAAATTTTCCGATGTTTTACGTACAAAATACTTCATCGTTCAATGGAATTGAACAGCAACATGTACACTTGCCCCTGA
- the LOC115989296 gene encoding stigma-specific STIG1-like protein 1: MKLLTLFFLFLAAMAIVAALDLEDYNEDMDMQSQVTVPENQEQEAASLRGVGRFLSQYHQPASMTCNKFPWVCRLKNSPGRDCCNKKCVNVITDRMNCGGCGWKCKYSEICCKGKCVNTSFDKRHCGGCNKKCKKGELCVYGMCNYA, translated from the coding sequence ATGAAGCTGCtcacacttttctttttattcttagcAGCAATGGCTATTGTTGCAGCTTTGGATTTAGAAGATTATAACGAAGACATGGACATGCAAAGTCAAGTCACAGTGCCTGAAAACCAAGAACAAGAAGCTGCTTCTTTAAGAGGAGTGGGCCGGTTTCTTTCACAGTATCACCAGCCAGCCAGTATGACTTGCAACAAGTTTCCTTGGGTATGTCGTCTGAAGAATAGCCCGGGGCGGGACTGCTGCAATAAGAAATGTGTTAATGTGATTACCGATCGCATGAACTGTGGTGGCTGTGGATGGAAGTGCAAGTACTCTGAAATTTGTTGCAAGGGAAAATGTGTGAATACTTCCTTTGACAAGAGGCATTGTGGTGGGTGCAATAAGAAGTGCAAGAAGGGAGAGTTATGTGTTTATGGGATGTGCAATTATGCATGA